Part of the Calditrichota bacterium genome, TAAAATAGCAGAAATATTCTTGACGGTGTCGCCTGTAACCACAACGACGGTATCCGCATTCGAAAAATCATATTTCCCATTCCAGATTTGGGATTGATAACCAAACGGCGCCTCAAAACTCACAAAATAATTTCCGGGAGGCAGGGGGTCACTCACATAATTTCCAGAGGAATCCGTCTGTGTTTGTCCCAATTGGCTCTGGGTGAGGGTGTAAAATTCAACCATTACCCCTGCAAGTGAGGAATCTCCACTGCTGACATGTCCCGAAATATACCCGCCTTTGACCAAATCGAAATTAATCGTATCCACGACGGCACTACTTTGAATGACCACCGGCGTCAGGTTTCCTCCCATATTCAGAAGTCCCTGATCAACATATTGATGATCAAAATACTGCCGCACGTACCCCCTTTCGCTTTCAACCCACACCATAAACGTCCCATCCTTTACATGGATGGCATAGCGTCCGGAGGTGTCGGTTGTGTCACTGCGAACGTAATCTTCCGGGAAACCGCCCATAGTATCAATTTCTCTGGCCCGAACCACCATTCCCTGAAGCGGAGCATGGGTGAACTGATCCAGCACCACCCCGGAAATGATCCCATTTTCCTGAATTTTTTCCAGGAGGAAACTCACAAAAATAGAATCTCCTGCTGCCAGGTGCAGGGTGTCCGCCTGATCCCGGGACGGCTTTAAATTATACCATTGAGGCGAAAATCCCGATGCCTGTGCCCTGATTAAGTAATCGCCCGGAACCAGACCCGGGAAACAGAATCCCTGTGTGGCGGAATCCGTTTGCGCATAAAAAGACTGCCAATTGTTTAGGTTGATTAATTCAATCTCACTTCCGGGAACGGCCACCAATTGACCATTTTCATTGGTTTGCACCTTTCCACAAATCTTTCCAAAATGGCCTAAATCCAGATTAATATATCGTGTGGTATCTCCTGCAGTCACCCACACCGTATCGGCCATCATGGGATCGATTTTTTCATTGTAAAAAATCGACTGCATTCCAAGAGAATCCAGTTGAAATTGAACCAGATAGCCTCCAGCCTCCAAAGACGGGGAAATATACACGCCATTTGAATTGGTTTCTACCGAATTCGGCCAATTAAACATAGGATTGACCGGTTGGAACTGAACCCGGATTCCCGAAACCGGGATACCATTACGGGTTACCATTCCAGTAATTGCTCCCCCCTGAACGAAATTGAAGGTAACCCTTCCCCCCGGCGGAATCATTCCCTGTGGAGTGACGGTTAAGCTGTAGCCCCGTTGTCTCATACTGTCTTCCTGTTCCCAATCCAGGTTCACCCAATATCCATTACTTAAAGAAGAAACGGAAATACTAAAATTTCCGGCCGTGTCTGAATGGGCTCTGGAATAGCCAATTAACGAATCCGACGCCTGAACACTAAAAGAGGTAGCCGGTACTTGCGTTCCGTCAATCCGAATGCTTCCGGTGATAACGGTGTCCACCGGATACAGCTGGAAATTCTCTGTGAGGCTGTCACCGGGAGCCAGGAAGAAATGCCTCGAATTGGGCATCATATAATAATGGAAGATAGTGTCTCCCCAGACCCCAACGTCTCCTTCTGTGGGAAAATCAAGGAAAAACCCAAACCGATAGTTTCCGGCCGAATCCAGATCGGTGTCCTCCGACTGCCCGTCAATGGTTTGTCTCCAGACATGCAGAGGCACAGCGGGCGCCATTCCAGTGGAAAAATCGGTTACGGTACCTGCCAAAATGGCATTGGGCGCGAGAAAGTGAAAATCAATCCCCTGGTAATTCTGAACCAAAAAGATCACGGAATCCTCCGGCACACGAATATATCCGGGAAAGGGATTTTCATCAAAACCGGTACGGATTCTCCAGTTCTGGTTAGCGGCAGTTGAATCAAAATCTATCGTGTAATGCCCGTTGGTATCGGTCAATGCACTCCAAAACGTCTGATTCGTGTCATTGTTCGCCTCCGCTTGCACGTAAATCAAAGCGGCGCTTTGACCGGGAGGAGGGGTTACCGTTCCGGAAACCGTGAAAGCAGGTGCCAGCAACGGAGTCACCCGAACATCGGAGGTATCGCTCAAACCGTTGTACGTGGCAACCATGATGTAGTGCCCGGGAGCCAATCCCGCCTTAATGGCAAACACAATGACTCCGTTTACCACACCATCGATATCAGGGGCTCCTTCTTCATTCTGCATTAAACCATCTGTTTGAGAAAACTGAACAAGCACATGATCGGTGTCCGGATCGATAAAATTGTTGTCGTTAAGATCCAGCCAAATCTGAACACCTGCCGAATCTCCCGGTGTCAGGAAAATCTGCCACGAAAGCGTGTCTCCCTGAGTCATGACGGCCCCGTGTTCCTGTCCGTTAAGAACCAAATTGAATCCCTGCGCAAAAACCTGATTTACAAAAATACCCCCTATTAATCCCAGCCACAACAACCCAATTGATACCCTTTTCATCATTGAACGTCTCCTTGCATTGGTTTTACCGATTGCAGACTCTTGCTCCTCACGCATCTGCACAAGCGTGCAGAAAGTGGAGGCACCCTTTAAACCATTTAAACTTAGCTTAAAATCCGCCGGAGGTAAAATCTTCCGTATCCGGCAGATTGGACTATTCCAACCAACAAACTGGTAATCGCACACTTTTTTGATTGAGTCGATTTTAAACGGATTGCTTCCGGAACGAAAATCACGTCTTGAGTGATCGTCTTTTTTTGAATCGTTTTACAAGGGAATTAATTTGGGGAGGAACTTGCAATATTTGAGCCACAGGACTTGAAAAAGGGGGCTGGCAGTAAAATAATCTCTTTGCGCAACATCTAAAAATACAAGATATTACATAGTACAAAAAAACAGGCTCCGGCAGCTTTTGAAAAAATCACAAACGATTGCCAAGAAACTGTGTAAATTCTGTCCACAGTGGAGGATTTTTGATCAATGATGAAGAGGCCCCCGGCACGGAAACCGGCACATAATCCGGGGAAAACAAGGGGGAGCCAGTTGCAATTTCGCCGTCCCGACGTCGCTTGGGGGCCTCAAAAAACACGTCGGGACGTCCCGAAATAATCCGTTTGATTCAAGCCGTTTTCAAAATTCCGGCTAAAAGGATTCCTTGAAATCGCTTAGTACAGGATATTCAATTTGCAGCTGATTGATGACCGAGTGAACCCCCTTTTGCCACGCCGCAATGGAAAACGCCAGCCGATTTTCTTCGTCCGAACTCACAGACCCGGTCAAAATAACCAGACCGTTAGTCACGTGTACCTGAATGTTTTTCGGATGCAAAAACAGGGCCTTCTTTTCAATATCACATAATATGGAATTGCGAATGGCCCCGTCAAACCGAAAGGGCGTTTTTACGATCAGATAATTTCGAATAACCCGAACACCCGGAACGGTTTGAATAAGATCATGCACCTTGCATTTATCCCAGTAGGTTGATACGGAACCCGTAATGGTAACGGTATCATTTTCTACAGAAAGAGTAAGCGACGCATAATGCGTTTTGGACAATACGTTGCGGAGATCGTGCCGAACGCTTGTGCTGTCAGAAGCCCAAACAGCACCCGCTCCCGCAAATCCGATCAAAACGAACACAACAATCAGTACGGTAAACATACGTCTTTTCATGGGTAATCCCTCCTATTTTTTGGGTGATCCCAAGGATGGTACCCCGACATCTCTCCTGTGGTCGATGTGAACGGTTGATTGGCTTGCAAGCGGGTTTCTCGTTCAATCTATCTATTAAGACGAAATTCCGAACAGAAGGTTTGGTTTTATTTTGGATTTTTTAACCGAAGGCAGGGTATCGACTCAACTGAAATTTTTCTAGCGGAATTAACACAATTTAAATCCCCTTTGGACCAAACAGAACCGTCCTTTATGAAATTGCATCCATTCTTGTTTATTCCCGGATTTTGGACCACACCGGATTAACGCAAATGTTTGTACTTTTTCCTTGTGATTTGGAAAAATTTTTTTTACTTTAGAACAAAATGTCAAACAAAACGTCCCCGACACGTTAGACGTGCCGGGGATTTACGAACGTAACGTGCTGAAAACCGACACGTGCGGAGACCAGTGGTGAATCCCGACGAAATTTGTCAGAAACTTCAAACGGTTCATACCTTTGTTTTGGACATGGACGGAACAATCTTCCGGGGAACCCATGTTTTTCCATTTGCCATCGATTTTCTAAATGAATTGAATCGCAGAAAAAAAAACTACATTTTTTTGTCGAACAATTCTTCAAAAAACGTTTCCGATTACAGCACCCTGCTTCAAAAAATGGGAATCTCCGTTTCTGGCGAGCAAATTTACACCTCGGCTGAAGCCACTATTGAATATTTAAAGAAGAAAGGCCTGGGCAAACGCCTTTATCTGGTCGGCACTAAAAACCTCCATGCCTCATTTCGCGGGGCGGGATTTGAGACATCATCCCCTGAACCCGATGTGGTTGTCGTGGGATTCGACACCGAACTGACGTACGAAAAACTGGACCGGGCCTGTTACTGGGTTCGCAAGGGAATTCCCTTTATCGCCACCCACCCGGACCTGAACTGTCCCGTGGAAAACGGCGAAATGAAACCGGACTGCGGGGCCATTTCGGCCGCAATCACGGCGGCAACGGGGATCACCCCAAAAGTATTGGGAAAACCCCACCGTGAAATGCTGGAGGGGCTCCTGGCACGCACGCACGTTTCCCCCGACAAAATGATTTTAGTGGGCGACCGCCTGACCACAGACATTAAAATGGGGAACGATTTCGGCATTTTCACGGTACTCGTGCTAACCGGGGAAGCGACGCGGGACGATCTGAAAACAAGCACCATTCAGCCCGATTTAATTGTTGAAAAAATTAGTGATCTGCTGATATATTTGAATTAATTTTGGAAACTCTATTTTCCGATGAAAATTATCCGACTTATATTTTTTTTGATAATTTTTTCCGCATGCGCGACAGTGTCCCACGCACAAATCCGCTCCGTGGACACTCTCCTTCGGATTGTGCACACCCAGGAAAACTGGCCCTACGTCTGGCTCAATCGTCTGGAATGGGTGAAACCCCTTCGTACGGATCCGCTGGATTCTTTAACGGTGTCTTACCAGCGCTTTTTTTTGAAGGGAATTGCTTATTTTTTCATAGTCCCTTCTTACTCATCCAGACAGGAATTTAATCAGCGAATCCAGATTTTAGAGAAGGTTGTGGATAATTGGAAAAAATCCCTTGAAGCACTTGAACAGCTTGAAAAAATGGCCCCCCGCCAAAGGGAGGAATGGGAGAGCGACTATCATCTGCTTCAACAGGCCCGTACAGCTGTTTTTAATCGTTATTTAATGGAGAAAAAAACCAAACGCTACCAGGCACAAACGTTTTCTCATCTATTTGATTTTTCAAAAACGGATACTCGTTCCGGCAAAAACGAATCGTTCATTCAAACGGTTGTCACCGAGTTTGAAAGGCAGGTTTTGAGCCATCATTGAGATCTACATGGGGACAGATTCAAGCACCCTTAAAAGGTTGCTTGAACTTTTTACGAAAACACCCCATCGACCATTTAAATTAAAGGAGTCCGAACATGCGGCTTTCGTCCCAAAAGAGGCTTTCTTTGTTGGCGTTCATCTTACTCTTATTATTTCCACCTCCCGGATTTTCCCAAACCGGGAAGGATTTTCTCCTTACAAACGCCGAAATTCACGCGCCGGATTCTGTGGCCTCCCAAATCCAACGCTTTCGGATCAGCCTTCAGACCGCACAAATCCTGCTTCGTCCTCCTGAGGAATTCTACGGAGACCAGCCGTTTGCAATCAATCTGGGAACGGCTTCCGATTCCGTTCGCAAAACGCTTTTGCCTGTTTTTCGCAAAGCGGTCGCTGCGGTAGACACCCTCTCTTTTCGCACCAAAAACTGGAACCAATTTCTGGCTTCGCTTGCCCGGGCACGGCGCATCCTAAAACCCGTTGCAGCCTTCGCAAAAACCTACACACTTTATCTGGACGGAAATGCCCACATCGACATGGCCTGGCTGTGGCGCTGGAGGGAAACAGTGGAGGTGTGCCGAAATACATTCCGCCAACAATTGAATCTGATGAATGAATTCCCGGAATACAAATACACGCAGAGTACCGCTCAGGCCTTTAAATGGATGGAAAACCGGTATCCGGGACTTTTTCAAAACATTCAGCAGCGCGTGAGCGACAAGCGCTGGGAAATGGTCGGCGGCATGGTTGTGGAAGCGGACTGCGACCTGATTGGCGGTGAATCCTGGGCAAGACAGCACCTGTACGGCAAACGCTACTTCAGAAAAAAATTCGGTGTGGACATTGACCTTGGCTGGAATCCGGATTCCTTCGGTTACAACTGGAATATGCCCCAGTTTC contains:
- a CDS encoding T9SS type A sorting domain-containing protein; this translates as MMKRVSIGLLWLGLIGGIFVNQVFAQGFNLVLNGQEHGAVMTQGDTLSWQIFLTPGDSAGVQIWLDLNDNNFIDPDTDHVLVQFSQTDGLMQNEEGAPDIDGVVNGVIVFAIKAGLAPGHYIMVATYNGLSDTSDVRVTPLLAPAFTVSGTVTPPPGQSAALIYVQAEANNDTNQTFWSALTDTNGHYTIDFDSTAANQNWRIRTGFDENPFPGYIRVPEDSVIFLVQNYQGIDFHFLAPNAILAGTVTDFSTGMAPAVPLHVWRQTIDGQSEDTDLDSAGNYRFGFFLDFPTEGDVGVWGDTIFHYYMMPNSRHFFLAPGDSLTENFQLYPVDTVITGSIRIDGTQVPATSFSVQASDSLIGYSRAHSDTAGNFSISVSSLSNGYWVNLDWEQEDSMRQRGYSLTVTPQGMIPPGGRVTFNFVQGGAITGMVTRNGIPVSGIRVQFQPVNPMFNWPNSVETNSNGVYISPSLEAGGYLVQFQLDSLGMQSIFYNEKIDPMMADTVWVTAGDTTRYINLDLGHFGKICGKVQTNENGQLVAVPGSEIELINLNNWQSFYAQTDSATQGFCFPGLVPGDYLIRAQASGFSPQWYNLKPSRDQADTLHLAAGDSIFVSFLLEKIQENGIISGVVLDQFTHAPLQGMVVRAREIDTMGGFPEDYVRSDTTDTSGRYAIHVKDGTFMVWVESERGYVRQYFDHQYVDQGLLNMGGNLTPVVIQSSAVVDTINFDLVKGGYISGHVSSGDSSLAGVMVEFYTLTQSQLGQTQTDSSGNYVSDPLPPGNYFVSFEAPFGYQSQIWNGKYDFSNADTVVVVTGDTVKNISAILQKTAHVYGRVTSSDHTGLENMTIEAISTTGQDTIFAYSWYDGYFEFNNLPIGTYIFRAFDPSGVWDAQYWQGVSTSDSATVVTLQQGSDLEINFTLRNKLIGSVIINEIMWMGSTRSPADQWVELKNMTADPIAISGWALAVPNPMDTLRAIIFPDSSVIPPYGYYLISYFPADSSQIAVRPNLVSKKLQMDRHHLLLKLFTKNPINYGAVLVDEAGNGEMPFAGDSLRFRSMIRVMPPGDGCLPSQWMTSTTSHGWDPGATEYGTPGADNTLPVELSDFSATVSNGQVFLHWTTVTESQNFGFDIEKRAEASKSTWQKIGFVKGQGTSSDPHLYEFVDSNASIGRYFYRLKQIDLSGAVTYSKEIEVTYDAPKTFGLKQNYPNPFNPETTIPYTVPERSHVEITVYNLLGQKVATLFDGIRKPGLYKAVWNGCDQDGREVGGGMYFIQMRAKNFHQNKKIVLLR
- a CDS encoding BON domain-containing protein, whose product is MKRRMFTVLIVVFVLIGFAGAGAVWASDSTSVRHDLRNVLSKTHYASLTLSVENDTVTITGSVSTYWDKCKVHDLIQTVPGVRVIRNYLIVKTPFRFDGAIRNSILCDIEKKALFLHPKNIQVHVTNGLVILTGSVSSDEENRLAFSIAAWQKGVHSVINQLQIEYPVLSDFKESF
- a CDS encoding HAD-IIA family hydrolase, which codes for MNPDEICQKLQTVHTFVLDMDGTIFRGTHVFPFAIDFLNELNRRKKNYIFLSNNSSKNVSDYSTLLQKMGISVSGEQIYTSAEATIEYLKKKGLGKRLYLVGTKNLHASFRGAGFETSSPEPDVVVVGFDTELTYEKLDRACYWVRKGIPFIATHPDLNCPVENGEMKPDCGAISAAITAATGITPKVLGKPHREMLEGLLARTHVSPDKMILVGDRLTTDIKMGNDFGIFTVLVLTGEATRDDLKTSTIQPDLIVEKISDLLIYLN